From the genome of Onthophagus taurus isolate NC chromosome 5, IU_Otau_3.0, whole genome shotgun sequence, one region includes:
- the LOC111417143 gene encoding rab GTPase-binding effector protein 1, whose product MGDVNHSSDSKDNDIDEKIRSLENEKKKIRDEFDSQRAKMKELFLQKEDELQRKILENNQLLLDLEKNKSALDEIKSQLCVANLQLESKVEVEKRKAAEEIASLQQLVHETVEESSSSKSIFNSEVGKLRSLIEHLQRDNYELRSELHNTQEQSSLAPGLVLSAVTKKLKKFGADAFTTQDNSEEIKIREEEDVELLKSLVVPLEEEIKALKVKLRATDEQLQKCIQCGHFNDAQESGSKIDSSLQEDAKLTVQCMSTNTSFEAVKSGDGICDMCSNYEAQLVKEQQLCSELKGKVVAAEKAAERHREDLLKEIGFRKDMEEKWNEKKEEHRKQVAELTCRTECAEQDLKELQQTFKQTCDDIGVNLRGLKSDRETIQQELEKLQNENDHLIGKYSVHSQQLQSEIINLPNTVQELHEHILNSHQDLIIAKIGKEEVENKAYALQSDIVIKESIITSLKKDLSMAQQEIEHLTTNQVELMLKSKQAEKKCEEIQQKLYLDKEIFEKLESAKKSLEDQNSELKTQISSLQQELDTSETVQKDFVMLSQSLQVQLEKIRDSDTQVRWQHDEDVDECPMCRVAFSVSKRKQHCRHCGQIFCVTCLVRSVPSGPNQRPSKVCDVCHTLLVKSSAPYFSTEAPHSPD is encoded by the exons ATGGGCGATGTAAATCATTCCTCGGATTCTAAAGATAACg ATATAGATGAAAAAATACGTTCGTtagaaaacgaaaagaaaaaaatccgGGATGAATTCGACAGCCAACGGGCGAAAATGAAGGaactttttctacaaaaagaag atgagctacaaagaaaaatattagaaaataatcaaCTACTTTTAGACCTGGAAAAAAACAAATCCGCTTTAGACGAGATTAAATCCCAGTTATGTGTGGCCAATTTACAACTTGAATCGAAAGTTGAAGTTGAAAAACGCAAAGCTGCTGAAGAGATCGCTTCATTACAACAATTAGTTCATG AAACTGTTGAGGAATCAAGCAGTTcaaaaagcatttttaattctgaAGTTGGAAAGTTAAGAAGCCTCATTGAACATTTACAACGTGATAATTACGAATTACGAAGTGAGTTACATAATACGCAG gaGCAATCTAGTTTAGCTCCAGGGTTGGTGCTTAGTGCTGTTacaaagaaattgaagaaatttgGTGCTGATGCTTTCACTACACAGGATAATTCGGAAGAAATCAAG ATCCGCGAAGAAGAAGACGTGGAGCttttaaaatctcttgttgtacctttagaagaagaaataaaagcgtTAAAAGTTAAGTTACGAGCTACCGATGAGCAGCTTCAAAAATGTATCCAATGCGGCCATTTCAACGACGCCCAAGAG AGCGGTTCAAAAATCGATTCATCGCTTCAAGAAGACGCGAAATTAACCGTTCAATGCATGTCAACGAATACCTCTTTTGAAGCTGTTAAAAGCGGCGATGGAATTTGCGATATGTGCAGTAATTACGAAGCGCAACTCGTAAAGGAACAACAACTTTGTTCTGAATTAAAAGGGAAAGTTGTTGCTGCGGAAAAAGCCGCGGAACGACACCGAgaagatttattaaaagaaatcggGTTTAGAAAGGATATGGAGGAAAAATGGAACGAGAAAAAGGAAGAGCATAGAAAACAAGTTGCCGAATTAACCTGCAGAACTGAGTGTGCGGAGCAAGACTTAAAAGAGTTGCAACAAACGTTTAAACAAACCTGCGACGACATTGGAGTGAATTTGAGGGGATTAAAAAGCGATCGGGAAACGATCCAACAAGAATTAGAAAA attacAAAACGAGAATGATCACCTCATTGGCAAATACAGCGTTCATTCCCAACAATTACAAAGTGAGATTATTAATCTGCCAAATACGGTTCAA gaatTACACGAACACATCTTAAATTCACACCAAGATCTTATTATAGCTAAAATAGGCAAAGAGGAGGTTGAAAACAAAGCTTACGCCCTCCAATCGgatattgttattaaagaaaGCATAATAActagtttaaaaaaagatttatccaTGGCACA acaagAAATTGaacatttaacaacaaatcaagttgaattaatgttaaaatcgaAACAAGCGGAGAAAAAATGCGAAGAAATCcaacaaaaactttatttggataaagaaattttcgaaaaattagaATCCGCGAAG AAATCCTTAGAGGATCAAAATAGCGAATTAAAAACTCAAATATCTTCTTTGCAACAAGAATTAGATACAAGCGAGACGGTTCAAAAAGACTTTGTTATGTTATCTCAAAGCTTACag gtacaattagaaaaaatacGCGATTCTGATACTCAAGTTCGATGGCAACACGACGAAGACGTTGATGAATGTCCGATGTGTCGCGTGGCTTTTTCCGTTTCGAAACGAAAACAACATTGTCGTCATTGTGGGCAAATTTTTTGCGTAACCTGTTTGGTGCGCTCCGTGCCAAGCGGGCCAAATCAGCGACCGTCGAAGGTTTGCGATGTGTGCCACACTTTGCTAGTCAAATCTTCTGCTCCATATTTTAGCACCGAAGCTCCTCATTCCCCCgattaa
- the LOC111417142 gene encoding serine/threonine-protein kinase/endoribonuclease IRE1, whose protein sequence is MHIASNSWLVIVIYELCYLSNVYSVSQQNIVKTPTELAHESDDRLLLFSTLDGNLHAVEKQTGKIKWRINDKPVVQVPVNTSDAIVPLFLPDPRDGSLYLLGDAREPLKKLPFTIPQLVASSPCRSTDGILYTGKKKDTWFSLDPTTGQKHHILSWDNISPTCPAPSSEAVYVGRTLYSIMMVDSKHNNRKWNVSFYDYAASPMSKDMLFAYNFAHFTSTSSGRIVTMDRRQGGLIWELDLKSPVVAAYILDPNGLLSLPLTAMANATLKHLTSHLLTQQQPSFDTQLSDMKLYPTIYIGEHPYGLYVLPSLVDQNLVKISASEIGPLVLDGLGNAESPKIYSDFKNYGISQGYYKMDLSSFQSLPEFQDHAIIFIGHYNVPEYSATKLMIAGSTNAQLKLLTDASSPSINNNILEPPSLNNPSIGVQTDDENINNIKEEGTTSNDQFNIVYLIQCGYESSKEWLNQQDSKGLKLMVIILVGCVIAMFWYLQMQVREFQQWSQNGSRGSQNSSFERNGSITAMPEELENGIVRVGKILFNPEELLGKGCEGTFVYKGEFDKRKVAVKRLLPECFNFADREVALLRESDAHPNVIRYYCTEQDRMFRYIALELCQATLHDYIQGKCERNLSSLQILYQATSGLGHLHSLDIVHRDIKPQNVLLSIPNAKGEVRAMISDFGLCKKLQVGRVSFSRRSGVTGTDGWIAPEMLCNTNRTTYAVDLFSLGCLYYYVLSEGGHPFGDALRRQANILSEEYNLDDLKSPQWQIAVQRPLIAALISSRPHLRPSCNTVLSHPMFWNSSTVLAFFQDVSDRVEKAEPDDPVLLKLEENAERVVKKDWRYHVHDEVANDLRKYRSYKGDSVRDLLRALRNKKHHYRELSPEAQLSLGDVPEAFTRYWTSRFPLLLLHSWHAMQCVSHEKIFVQYYPSRYQISQDIIDAELNDLIQFEEIDIFEENLLFKDSPKKNKFKYGKYRNSFSKERPRQRNYDDGNVQENVGLYRNLRSNDKKMHKEIKFVQKKKKASDEPLVWATQDIYKD, encoded by the exons ATGCATATTGCATCAAATTCATGGCTAGTTATCGTGATTTATGAACTTTGTTACTTAAGTAATGTGTATTCGGTGTCTCAACAG aatattgTTAAAACTCCAACTGAGCTTGCACACGAATCGGACGACAGATTACTATTATTTTCCACCTTAGATGGTAATTTACACGCTGTGGAAAAGCAAAcaggaaaaattaaatggagAATAAACGATA AACCTGTCGTTCAAGTCCCCGTAAATACGAGTGATGCAATTGTACCTCTATTCCTTCCTGATCCTCGCGATGGATCTTTGTATTTACTCGGAGATGCCAGGGAACCGCTTAAAAAGTTACCGTTTACTATTCCGCAATTGGTTGCGTCATCTCCGTGTCGTAGTACCGATGGAATTCTTTATACGGGAAAGAAAAAGGATACTTGGTTCTCTTTAGATCCAACGACGGGTCAAAAACATCACATCTTAAGCTGGGATAATATCAGCCCAACTTGTCCCGCGCCAAGTTCCGAAGCTGTTTATGTTGGGAGAACTCTTTACTCAATAATGATGGTTGATAGTAAGCATAATAATCGAAAATGGAATGTGAGTTTTTACGATTATGCTGCTAGCCCCATGAGTAAAGATATGCTTTTTGCctata ATTTTGCTCATTTCACTTCAACTTCATCTGGGAGAATCGTTACGATGGATCGAAGACAAGGCGGATTAATTTgggagttggatttaaaaagtCCGGTTGTTGCAGCTTATATTTTAGATCCGAACGGTTTGTTATCGCTGCCTTTAACAGCGATGGCTAACGCAACTTTAAAACATTTGACATCACATTTATTGACTCAACAACAACCATCGTTCGATACCCAACTATCCGATATGAAACTTTA tccAACGATTTATATCGGGGAACATCCTTACGGGCTTTATGTCTTACCTTCGTTGGTGGatcaaaatttggttaaaATTTCCGCTTCCGAAATTGGTCCTTTAGTTTTGGATGGTTTGGGAAACGCGGAATCGCCGAAAATTTACtcggattttaaaaattatggaatttcgcaag gttATTATAAAATGGATTTGTCATCGTTTCAAAGTCTCCCTGAATTTCAAGATCACGCAATCATTTTTATTGGGCATTACAACGTTCCCGAATACAGCGCAACCAAATTAATGATTGCCGGCTCAACGAATGctcaattaaaacttttaacagACGCAAGTTCGCCgtcgataaataataatattttggaACCACCT tcaTTAAATAATCCTTCAATTGGTGTTCAAACTGACgatgaaaatataaacaatataaaagaAGAAGGAACAACTTCAAATGACcaatttaatattgtttatttgatTCAATGTGGTTATGAATCATCAAAAGAGTGGTTAAACCAACAAGATAGTAAAGGTTTAAAATTGATGGTGATTATTTTGGTTGGTTGTGTGATTGCTATGTTTTGGTACCTTCAAATGCAAGTGAGAGAATTCCAACAATGGTCTCAAAACGGTTCCCGCGGTAGCCAAAATAGCTCGTTTGAAAGAAACGGGTCCATAACGGCGATGCCGGAAGAATTAGAAAACGGAATCGTTCGCGTTGGGAAGATTTTATTTAACCCTGAAGAATTATTAGGGAAAGGATGCGAAGGAACGTTTGTTTATAAAGGAGAATTTGATAAAAGAAAAGTCGCAGTTAAACGATTACTCCCTGagtgttttaattttgcaGATAGAGAAGTAGCTTTATTAAGAGAAAGCGACGCTCACCCAAACGTTATTAGATATTACTGCACGGAACAAGACCGAATGTTTCGATACATCGCCCTTGAGCTGTGCCAGGCTACTTTACACGATTACATTCAGGGAAAATGCGAAAGAAATTTGAGTTCGTTACAAATCTTGTATCAGGCTACTTCAGGACTGGGACATTTGCATTCATTAGATatag TTCATCGAGATATAAAACCCCAAAACgttttattatcaattcctAATGCCAAAGGGGAAGTTCGCGCGATGATCTCCGATTTTGGACTTTGCAAAAAACTTCAAGTCGGTCGAGTATCGTTTTCGAGGAGATCTGGAGTTACAGGGACTGATGGGTGGATTGCTCCAGAAATGTTATGTAATACAAATCGAACG ACGTACGCAGTAGATTTATTCTCACTTGGTTGCCTTTATTACTACGTATTATCTGAAGGTGGTCACCCGTTTGGTGATGCTTTACGCCGTCAAGCTAATATCCTTTCTGAAGAGTACAATTTGGACGATTTAAAATCGCCTCAATGGCAAATAGCGGTCCAAAGGCCGCTAATTGCAGCTTTGATCTCATCTCGTCCCCATTTAAGACCTTCTTGTAACACCGTGCTATCTCACCCAATGTTCTGGAATAGTAGCACTGTTTTAGCTTTTTTCCAAGACGTAAGCGATCGTGTGGAAAAAGCCGAACCAGACGATCccgtattattaaaattagaagaaaacgCGGAGCgagttgttaaaaaagattggaGGTATCACGTCCACGATGAAGTTGCGAATGATTTAAGGAAATATCGGTCGTATAAAGGCGATTCTGTGAGAGATTTATTAAGGGCTTTGAGAAATAAGAAACACCATTATCGCGAGTTATCGCCAGAAGCCCAATTATCTTTAGGTGACGTTCCAGAAGCGTTTACGAGATATTGGACGTCGAGGTTTCCTCTTTTATTGTTACATTCATGGCACGCAATGCAATGCGTCTCccacgaaaaaatttttgtgcaATATTATCCTTCAAGGTATCAAATCAGCCAAGATATAATCGACGCTGaattaaacgatttaatacaatttgaaGAGATTGATATATTCGAAgagaatttattgtttaaagatagcccaaagaaaaataaatttaaatacggGAAATATCGAAATTCTTTCTCGAAGGAACGTCCAAGACAAAGAAACTACGACGACGGAAATGTTCAAGAAAACGTCGGATTATATCGTAATTTAAGAagtaatgataaaaaaatgcataaagaaattaaatttgtacaaaagaaaaagaaagcgAGTGATGAACCTTTGGTTTGGGCCACTCAGGATATTTATAAGGATtag
- the LOC111417144 gene encoding outer dynein arm-docking complex subunit 1: MAKHIRKQISAQEQLEMDIMAEAELARLQRQYRIMDGDRKAFEDEATTKLKKQRKVIELLSSDYKDLEENLRVATANFHKRKDATYSLEIQRLLEKHNRCEEMIKKETRQLKEIEHQINKVKQDVLEGRKTQETEKQVQEKWIIGQKNVATLQNKLDTSVKRFCKILAENKSLRDEIDHLLIERSLFNKSWQSLLTELNNGKKIMMDLIEQGTTAYDQREESGQKLQALKIRAQNDLLLHMSDMRELFRQLDHDANLQDFLSVKGQRRILKDLEMKEFLKKQQIRENQERQLFHYKQTLMKVQELAGENDVNKLAAEYVKQEEENFALFNYVNELNHELESLSDNIRKLSVSIEEQIEFNEVRAQEQQDTIDALSKEYLRIKKELEEEREKLESKENELKEVFGEIENILDVIKCDSTPILDLLGQREGINNHNIHLYLGLVENKIGELLKQTNK, encoded by the exons atggCAAAACATATCAGAAAGCAAATTTCGGCTCAAGAACAACTTGAAATGGATATAATGGCGGAAGCGGAATTAGCAAGACTTCAACGACag tATCGAATTATGGATGGTGATAGGAAAGCTTTTGAGGACGAAGCAacgacgaaattaaaaaagcaacGTAAAGTAATCGAATTATTATCGAGCGATTATAAAgatttagaagaaaatttgcGCGTTGCCACAGCGAATTTTCATAAAAGAAAAGATGCAACTTATTCCTTAGAAATCCAAAGATTGCTGGAAAAACATAACAGATGCGAAGAGATGATAAAAAAGGAAACTCGGCAACTTAAAGAAATCGaacatcaaattaataaagtgAAACAGGATGTCCTTGAGGGTCGAAAAACCCAAGAAACAGAAAAACAAGTCCAAGAAAAATGGATAATTGGGCAAAAAAACGTCGCAActctacaaaataaattagataCATCCGTGAAAAGATTCTGCAAGATTTTAGCCGAGAATAAATCGTTACGAGACGAAATCGACCACCTTTTAATAGAAcg ttccttatttaataaaagctgGCAATCATTATTAACCGAACTAAACAACggcaaaaaaataatgatggaCTTAATAGAACAAGGAACCACAGCTTATGATCAACGAGAAGAATCCGGGCAAAAACTCCAAGCATTAAAAATTCGCGCCCAAAACGATTTGCTCCTCCACATGTCCGATATGCGAGAATTATTTCGCCAATTAGATCACGACGCAAACCTCCAAGATTTTTTAAGTGTAAAGGGACAAAGACGAATCTTAAAAGATTTAGAGatgaaagaatttttaaagaaacaacAAATCAGGGAAAATCAAGAAAGACAACTCTTCCATTACAAACAAACCCTAATGAAAGTTCAAGAATTAGCCGGCGAAAACGACGTGAACAAACTCGCCGCTGAATATGTTAAACAAGAGGAAGAAAATTTCGCTTTATTTAATTACGTAAACGAGTTAAATCACGAACTCGAATCTTTATCTGATAATATCCGAAAACTTTCCGTTAGTATCGAGGAACAAATCGAATTTAACGAGGTGAGGGCCCAAGAACAACAGGATACTATCGATGCTTTGAGTAAGGAGtatttaagaattaagaaagaaCTGGAGGAGGAAAGGGAGAAATTGGAAAGTAAAGAGAATGAATTGAAAGAAGTTTTTGGGGAGATTGAAAACATTTTGGATGTTATTAAATGTGATAGTACACCCATTTTGGATTTGTTGG GTCAACGCGAAGGAATAAATAACCACAACATTCACCtttatttgggtttagtcgaaaataaaattggtgaacttttaaaacaaaccaACAAATAA